A DNA window from Linepithema humile isolate Giens D197 chromosome 6, Lhum_UNIL_v1.0, whole genome shotgun sequence contains the following coding sequences:
- the LOC137000825 gene encoding putative nuclease HARBI1, which yields MDIINDNWFSEYDNFYNDESDECDNLNKKNFKKLHIIKLRNNYFNICEEKDFQRRFVISKKSFEMLLQKIENKIQYNTNRNAAIPPVIQLLVTLRFYATGCFLITAADFCGISETSAHKIIHRVSPEIAALRNDFIKLPLLSEEIRENEQKFFKVAKFIRVIGCMDCTHIKVESFGGENCELYRNRKGFFSINVQVIINAKLEIIDIVARWPGSTHDSTIFNHSRIKTLFDAHTFGDSLLLADSGYPNLPYLMTPLLHPTTPEEHLYNEAQIRTRTRIERCFGIWKRRFAILSIGMRCRTVENTFPIIIATAVLHNIAQQEHNSNLISNSEQCDNTIIQIQNADLNSRNNNNEREKLILEYFKRLL from the exons AtggatattattaatgataattggtTTTCGGaatatgacaatttttataatgatgaAAGTGATGAGtgtgataatttaaataaaaaaaatttcaaaaaattacatattataaaattacgcaacaattattttaatatttgtgaagaaaaagattttcaaagaagatttgtaatatcaaaaaaaagttttgaaatgttattacaaaaaatcgaaaataaaatacaatataatactaatcg TAATGCTGCTATTCCACCAGTCATTCAATTATTGGTTACACTCAGATTTTATGCAACTGGATGCTTTTTAATAACAGCTGCTGATTTTTGTGGAATTAGTGAAACAAGCgctcacaaaattattcatagaGTATCTCCTGAGATTGCTGCATTACGAaacgattttataaaattacctCTTTTATCTGAGGAAATTCGagaaaatgaacaaaaatttttcaaagtagcCAAATTTATTCGTGTTATTGGTTGTATGGATTGCACACATATTAAAGTGGAATCATTTG gAGGAGAAAATTGCGAATTATATCGCAATAGAAAAggctttttttctataaatgtgCAAGTCATAATAAATGccaaattagaaataattgatattgtaGCACGTTGGCCAGGATCAACACAtgattctacaatttttaatcattctaGAATTAAAACCTTATTTGATGCACATACATTTGGTGACAGTTTACTTCTTGCAGATTCTGGGTATCCAAATCTACCATATTTAATGACACCGTTGTTACATCCCACAACACCAGaagaacatttatataatgaagCTCAAATTCGAACACGTACAAGAATTGAAAGATGTTTTGGCATTTGGAAAAGAAGATTTGCTATTTTATCAATTGGAATGCGATGTCGCACAGTTGAAAATACATTTCCTATTATAATAGCAACAGccgttttgcataatattgcCCAACAGGAACATAATTCAAACTTAATTAGTAATTCTGAACAATGTgataatactattatacaaatacaaaatgctgatttaaattctagaaataataataatgaacgagaaaaattaattttagaatattttaaaag gTTACTTTGA
- the LOC137000754 gene encoding putative uncharacterized protein DDB_G0287113, which translates to MDQDMTQRVESMTLEEKDAAVQQLMQQMLHQQEKLVQMQQQLHLLISSGATTQQQQQQNTNTENIQEQQQPEEQTRGEEAESLALAGITSEVEEVNGEAEVDREAEVDGEAEVDGAAEVDGVAEVGGDREVARAEEAIS; encoded by the exons ATGGATC aggACATGACACAAAGAGTGGAAAGTATGACGCTGGAGGAGAAAGATGCTGCTGTACAACAGTTGATGCAACAAATGTTGCATCAACAAGAAAAATTGGTACAAATGCAGCAGCAGCTGCATTtgttaataagtagtggtgcaacaacgcagcagcagcagcagcaaaatACAAACACAGAAAATATCCaagagcagcagcagccggaGGAACAAACAAGag gagaagaggCGGAAAGTCTCGCGCTCGCTGGTATCACCAGCGAGGTGGAAGAAGTGAATGGGGAGGCAGAGGTGGATAGggaggcagaggtggatggggaggcagaggtggatggagcggcagaggtggatggggTGGCAGAGGTGGGTGGGGACCGAGAGGTGGCCAGGGCGGAAGAGGccatatcataa
- the LOC137000826 gene encoding uncharacterized protein isoform X1: MTAMANNVQVHLFDAETKKSYYLHLTEEDAHKAKNDINFASVLLKYAKENDNFETPSTSSIGGTNSSTSDISDFGDTKSNNEDVYLWNKKETLLLISLYKEHEEMFTSGKTKQNLCWKRIATEMAQKGCNISGKKCCTKFQTLKRTYKQIKDHNNKSGNSRKTWEYLDAMDELCGTKPWIEPISTASSDQNNQPAELLGPIKKHKDKIHATSKNVLLEYRKLRAEKRDAQHKEKMDLLKDIKNLIQDTIQKE, from the exons ATGACTGCAATGGCGAACAATGTGCAAGTGCATCTATTTGACGCAGAAACTAAAAAATCATACTATTTACACTTAACTGAGGAAGACGCACATAAAGCGAAAAATG ATATAAACTTTGCATCAGTGTTATTGAAATATgcgaaagaaaatgataattttg AAACACCGAGCACAAGCAGTATAGGAGGAACAAATAGTTCTACATCAGATATATCAGATTTTGGAGATACAAAATCTAATAATGAAG ATGTTTatttatggaataaaaaagaaactttattattaataagtttatataaagaaCATGAAGAAATGTTTACCTCGGGAAAaacaaagcaaaatttatgttgGAAGCGAATAGCAACAGAAATGGCACAAAAAGGTTGCAATATctctggaaaaaaatgttgtacaaagtttcaaactttaaaacgaacctacaaacaaataaaggatcacaataataaatcagGGAATTCCAGGAAAACGTGGGAATATCTTGAT GCTATGGATGAACTATGTGGAACAAAACCGTGGATTGAACCAATATCAACTGCTTCATCTGATCAAAATAATCAACCTGCAGAATTATTAGGTCCTATAAAGAAACATAAag ATAAAATACATGCCACatcaaaaaatgtattgttgGAGTACAGAAAACTTCGTGCAGAAAAAAGAGACGCGcaacataaagaaaaaatggaCTTGTTAAaggatattaaaaacttaatccAAGACACAATACAAAAGGAATAA
- the LOC137000826 gene encoding uncharacterized protein isoform X2, whose amino-acid sequence MTAMANNVQVHLFDAETKKSYYLHLTEEDAHKAKNETPSTSSIGGTNSSTSDISDFGDTKSNNEDVYLWNKKETLLLISLYKEHEEMFTSGKTKQNLCWKRIATEMAQKGCNISGKKCCTKFQTLKRTYKQIKDHNNKSGNSRKTWEYLDAMDELCGTKPWIEPISTASSDQNNQPAELLGPIKKHKDKIHATSKNVLLEYRKLRAEKRDAQHKEKMDLLKDIKNLIQDTIQKE is encoded by the exons ATGACTGCAATGGCGAACAATGTGCAAGTGCATCTATTTGACGCAGAAACTAAAAAATCATACTATTTACACTTAACTGAGGAAGACGCACATAAAGCGAAAAATG AAACACCGAGCACAAGCAGTATAGGAGGAACAAATAGTTCTACATCAGATATATCAGATTTTGGAGATACAAAATCTAATAATGAAG ATGTTTatttatggaataaaaaagaaactttattattaataagtttatataaagaaCATGAAGAAATGTTTACCTCGGGAAAaacaaagcaaaatttatgttgGAAGCGAATAGCAACAGAAATGGCACAAAAAGGTTGCAATATctctggaaaaaaatgttgtacaaagtttcaaactttaaaacgaacctacaaacaaataaaggatcacaataataaatcagGGAATTCCAGGAAAACGTGGGAATATCTTGAT GCTATGGATGAACTATGTGGAACAAAACCGTGGATTGAACCAATATCAACTGCTTCATCTGATCAAAATAATCAACCTGCAGAATTATTAGGTCCTATAAAGAAACATAAag ATAAAATACATGCCACatcaaaaaatgtattgttgGAGTACAGAAAACTTCGTGCAGAAAAAAGAGACGCGcaacataaagaaaaaatggaCTTGTTAAaggatattaaaaacttaatccAAGACACAATACAAAAGGAATAA
- the LOC137000824 gene encoding putative nuclease HARBI1 isoform X1 — protein sequence MMDKQRKLSICLIALEILNESSSDSFSEEEEEKLPSLPIQIRPRVKNYMNTVNEYSDMEFKSHFRMSRAVFTYVLNLIKPNLEKQSNRYGRCTISPDVQLLVALWTMATPDSYRSVCDRFDIGRATAWRANRRVCAAIYSLAPKFIKWPNVEEAEYTWMDVQNKHKFPKVIGAIDGTHIHIHKPKKHAESYINRKGYYSIQLQIICDSTLKFIHCYAGQPGSVHDMRVFRLSGIQSMCTENYFPHDSHLIGDAAYTLQKHVLVPYRNNGHLTAAQINYNTRLSSARVMIERAIGLLKGRFRSLLDKLYMKRTDLIPQYIITCCVLHNICILNNDLIDDVIIIERNNIPEIANDNEITALDKERGVEKRNALTYMLNER from the exons ATGATGGACAAACAACGTAAGTTGTCAATATGCTTAATAGCATTAGAGATTTTGAATGAAAGCAGCAGCGATAGTTTTtccgaagaagaagaagaaaaattgccATCATTGCCAATTCAAATTCGACCtcgtgtaaaaaattacatgaataCAGTGAATGAATATTCAGATATGGAATTTAAGAGTCACTTTCG GATGTCGCGTGCAGTATTCacatatgtattaaatttaataaaacccAATTTAGAAAAACAGTCTAATAGATACGGACGGTGCACAATATCTCCGGACGTACAATTATTAGTAGCACTGTGGACAATGGCAACACCTGACTCATATAG ATCAGTTTGTGACCGATTCGACATTGGACGAGCAACTGCTTGGCGTGCTAACAGAAGAGTCTGCGCAGCAATTTATTCTCTAGCacctaaatttattaaatggcCAAACGTAGAAGAAGCAGAATATACATGGATGGATGTTCAAAATAAACACAAGTTTCCTAAAGTAATTGGTGCCATAGACggtacacacatacatatacataaaccAAAGAAACATGCAGAAAGCTACATAAATCGGAAAGGTTACTATTCAATACAATTACAA ATTATATGTGATTCCACCTTAAAGTTTATTCATTGCTACGCAGGACAACCTGGTTCTGTGCATGATATGCGCGTATTTCGACTAAGTGGCATCCAATCTATGTGTACAGAAAACTACTTTCCACACGATAGTCATCTAATAGGTGATGCTGCATATACACTGCAAAAACATGTACTGGTGCCGTACAGAAACAATGGCCATTTGACTGCagcacaaataaattataatacacgCCTGAGTTCGGCTCGTGTAATGATTGAAAGAGCCATTGGTTTGTTGAAAGGACGTTTTCGTAGTCTCttagataaattatacatgAAACGGACAGATCTTATACCACAATATATCATTACTTGTTGTGTGCTGcacaatatttgtattttaaacaatGATCTTATAGATGATGTcataattattgaaagaaaCAATATTCCAGAGATTGCAAATGACAATGAAATTACTGCTTTAGATAAAGAAAGAGGcgttgaaaaaagaaatgcgttaacatatatgttgaatgagagataa
- the LOC137000824 gene encoding putative nuclease HARBI1 isoform X2: MNIQIWNLRVTFEKQSNRYGRCTISPDVQLLVALWTMATPDSYRSVCDRFDIGRATAWRANRRVCAAIYSLAPKFIKWPNVEEAEYTWMDVQNKHKFPKVIGAIDGTHIHIHKPKKHAESYINRKGYYSIQLQIICDSTLKFIHCYAGQPGSVHDMRVFRLSGIQSMCTENYFPHDSHLIGDAAYTLQKHVLVPYRNNGHLTAAQINYNTRLSSARVMIERAIGLLKGRFRSLLDKLYMKRTDLIPQYIITCCVLHNICILNNDLIDDVIIIERNNIPEIANDNEITALDKERGVEKRNALTYMLNER, from the exons ATGAATATTCAGATATGGAATTTAAGAGTCACTTTCG AAAAACAGTCTAATAGATACGGACGGTGCACAATATCTCCGGACGTACAATTATTAGTAGCACTGTGGACAATGGCAACACCTGACTCATATAG ATCAGTTTGTGACCGATTCGACATTGGACGAGCAACTGCTTGGCGTGCTAACAGAAGAGTCTGCGCAGCAATTTATTCTCTAGCacctaaatttattaaatggcCAAACGTAGAAGAAGCAGAATATACATGGATGGATGTTCAAAATAAACACAAGTTTCCTAAAGTAATTGGTGCCATAGACggtacacacatacatatacataaaccAAAGAAACATGCAGAAAGCTACATAAATCGGAAAGGTTACTATTCAATACAATTACAA ATTATATGTGATTCCACCTTAAAGTTTATTCATTGCTACGCAGGACAACCTGGTTCTGTGCATGATATGCGCGTATTTCGACTAAGTGGCATCCAATCTATGTGTACAGAAAACTACTTTCCACACGATAGTCATCTAATAGGTGATGCTGCATATACACTGCAAAAACATGTACTGGTGCCGTACAGAAACAATGGCCATTTGACTGCagcacaaataaattataatacacgCCTGAGTTCGGCTCGTGTAATGATTGAAAGAGCCATTGGTTTGTTGAAAGGACGTTTTCGTAGTCTCttagataaattatacatgAAACGGACAGATCTTATACCACAATATATCATTACTTGTTGTGTGCTGcacaatatttgtattttaaacaatGATCTTATAGATGATGTcataattattgaaagaaaCAATATTCCAGAGATTGCAAATGACAATGAAATTACTGCTTTAGATAAAGAAAGAGGcgttgaaaaaagaaatgcgttaacatatatgttgaatgagagataa